A portion of the Camelus ferus isolate YT-003-E chromosome 16, BCGSAC_Cfer_1.0, whole genome shotgun sequence genome contains these proteins:
- the LOC102509395 gene encoding LOW QUALITY PROTEIN: actin-related protein 2/3 complex subunit 5 (The sequence of the model RefSeq protein was modified relative to this genomic sequence to represent the inferred CDS: deleted 1 base in 1 codon), with protein MSKNMVSSARFRKVDVDEYGENKFVDEEDGGDGQAGPDEGEVESCLRQGSMTAALQAALKSPAINTKSQAVKDRAGSIVLKVPISFKANDIEKAVQSLDKNGVDLLMKYIYKGFESPSDNSSAVLSQWHEKALAAGGVGSIVRVLTASGNWVSPVGWELLVQRPKQPNATAALWVASVSLSFAFLLPFHIYKEENYVSVFI; from the exons ATGTCGAAGAACATGGTGTCATCGGCCCGGTTCCGGAAGGTGGAC GTGGATGAGTACGGCGAGAACAAGTTCGTGGACGAGGAAGACGGGGGCGACGGGCAGGCTGGGCCCGACGAGGGCGAGGTGGAGTCCTGCCTGCGGCAAGGAAGCATGACAGCTGCCCTGCAAGCGGCTCTGAAAAGCCCCGCTATCAACACCAAGAGTCAGGCGGTGAAGGATCGAGCAGGCAGCATTGTCTTGAAGGTGCCCATCTCTTTTAAAGCTAACGACATTGAAAAGGCAGTTCAATCTCTGGACAAGAATGGTGTGGATCTCCTAATGAAGTACATTTATAAAGGCTTCGAGAGCCCCTCTGACAATAGCAGTGCTGTGTTATCGCAGTGGCATGAAAAGGCACTCGCTGCTGGAGGAGTGGGATCCATTGTTCGAGTCCTGACTGCGAGCGGGAACTGGGTATCTCCCGTGGGGTGGGAGTTGCTGGTACAAAGACCAAAACAACCAAATGCCACCGCTGCTCTTTGGGTAGCATCCGTTTCTCTCAGCTTTGccttcttgcttccttttcatatctataaagaagaaaattacgtATCAGTTTTCATTTAA